A window of Cellulomonas fimi contains these coding sequences:
- a CDS encoding thioredoxin family protein — protein MATREITLENLEETVSGNDIVLLDFWAAWCGPCRSFGPVFEAASEKHPDVVFGKVDTEAQQQLAAGFSITSIPTLMAFRDGIILFAEPGALRATDLDQLVDAVRSVDMDSVRQQIAAEQATV, from the coding sequence ATGGCGACGCGAGAGATCACCCTCGAGAACCTCGAGGAGACCGTCTCCGGCAACGACATCGTCCTGCTGGACTTCTGGGCTGCGTGGTGCGGCCCCTGCCGCTCGTTCGGCCCGGTCTTCGAGGCCGCGTCCGAGAAGCACCCCGACGTCGTGTTCGGCAAGGTCGACACCGAGGCGCAGCAGCAGCTGGCCGCCGGGTTCAGCATCACGTCGATCCCCACGCTCATGGCGTTCCGCGACGGGATCATCCTGTTCGCCGAGCCCGGAGCACTCCGCGCGACCGACCTGGACCAGCTGGTCGACGCCGTGAGGTCCGTGGACATGGACTCCGTGCGGCAGCAGATCGCCGCCGAGCAAGCGACCGTCTGA